One genomic window of Luteitalea sp. includes the following:
- a CDS encoding CinA family nicotinamide mononucleotide deamidase-related protein has product MEEIDAALKHALARADLVIATGGLGPSDDDVTRQAVARVLGRQLVEQRDIVHAIEERFAARGLVMPRVNRRQALVLEEATAVPNAHGTAPGQWVEQGDQVILLLPGPPREALPMLATLVVGSLARRAPGAREEKRTLCMTGVTESQVEQTMQPLYARWRTQPVGIGVTTLASPGLVELHLRARSERAGAAAEVLDRAVAEASGVLGDHVFSQGEPLEAVVGELLRERGYRIAVAESCTGGMLSGRLTDVAGSSAYLERGVVAYSNAAKVELAGVDERLIEREGAVSEAVALAMARGIRERARVEVGLGITGIAGPTGGTPAKPVGTVVIAVETPGGADVRTFRFSGSRYLVRTHAVQASLDLVRRHL; this is encoded by the coding sequence GTGGAGGAGATCGACGCGGCGCTCAAGCACGCCCTCGCGCGCGCAGACCTCGTGATTGCAACTGGCGGGCTCGGCCCCAGCGACGATGATGTGACGCGCCAAGCCGTGGCGCGTGTGTTGGGCCGCCAGCTAGTAGAGCAGCGAGACATCGTTCATGCCATCGAGGAGCGCTTCGCGGCGCGAGGGCTCGTCATGCCGCGGGTGAATCGTCGTCAGGCGCTCGTCTTGGAGGAGGCCACGGCTGTGCCCAATGCACACGGCACAGCACCGGGACAATGGGTCGAGCAAGGCGATCAGGTGATTCTCTTGTTACCGGGGCCACCCCGTGAGGCGCTGCCGATGTTGGCAACGCTGGTGGTTGGCTCGCTTGCTCGGCGCGCCCCAGGGGCGCGAGAGGAGAAGCGCACGCTGTGCATGACGGGCGTCACCGAGTCGCAGGTGGAGCAGACGATGCAGCCGCTTTATGCGCGGTGGCGCACGCAGCCAGTTGGCATTGGCGTCACAACGCTCGCGTCGCCCGGCCTGGTCGAGCTCCATTTGCGAGCGCGGTCCGAGCGCGCAGGCGCTGCGGCGGAGGTGCTCGACCGGGCGGTCGCCGAAGCCTCGGGCGTGCTGGGCGACCATGTGTTCAGCCAGGGCGAACCACTCGAAGCGGTCGTGGGGGAGTTACTGCGCGAGCGCGGATACCGGATCGCCGTTGCGGAATCGTGCACCGGTGGGATGCTCAGTGGCCGCCTCACCGATGTCGCGGGGAGCTCTGCCTACCTGGAGCGCGGCGTCGTGGCGTACAGCAACGCGGCAAAAGTGGAGCTGGCCGGCGTTGACGAGCGGCTCATCGAGCGCGAAGGCGCGGTCAGCGAGGCCGTGGCGCTGGCCATGGCCCGCGGCATCCGCGAACGGGCGCGCGTGGAGGTTGGCCTCGGCATCACCGGGATCGCCGGACCGACGGGCGGCACGCCGGCCAAACCGGTCGGGACGGTCGTGATCGCCGTCGAGACGCCCGGCGGTGCAGATGTGCGCACATTCCGCTTCAGCGGGTCTCGCTATCTCGTGCGTACGCACGCCGTCCAGGCGTCGCTCGACCTGGTGCGCCGGCACCTCTGA
- a CDS encoding phosphatidylglycerophosphatase A produces MTGSRDQRGQRWSRGSREPLAPSVQRPLVRSVALVLGTGAGVGYIPFAPGTFGSAVGLVLYAALRFGGQPWLELVAIPVIYLTGVWAATVAERHFGHDDPGPVVIDEIFGMLLTLTLLPVGWTGALVGFVLFRIFDVLKPPPCRRAETLPGGWGVMTDDLFAALYAHVGLRVLVAIAPSWMF; encoded by the coding sequence ATGACGGGATCACGGGATCAACGAGGCCAGAGATGGAGCAGAGGATCGCGCGAACCTCTTGCTCCCTCGGTCCAGAGACCCCTCGTCCGCTCGGTGGCGTTGGTCCTTGGCACCGGTGCAGGAGTGGGCTACATCCCGTTCGCGCCGGGCACATTCGGCTCGGCGGTGGGGCTGGTACTGTATGCTGCACTTCGCTTCGGCGGCCAGCCATGGCTCGAGCTCGTCGCGATTCCAGTCATTTACCTCACAGGTGTTTGGGCAGCCACGGTGGCCGAGCGACATTTCGGCCACGACGATCCCGGGCCGGTTGTCATCGATGAGATTTTCGGCATGCTGCTCACGCTGACGCTCCTGCCAGTGGGCTGGACGGGTGCCTTGGTGGGCTTCGTGCTCTTTCGAATCTTCGATGTCCTCAAGCCACCGCCGTGCCGACGCGCAGAGACCCTTCCCGGCGGCTGGGGGGTCATGACCGATGACCTCTTTGCCGCGTTGTATGCCCACGTGGGGCTCCGTGTGCTGGTCGCGATTGCACCGAGTTGGATGTTCTAG